taatactgcctcctatgtacaagaatataactactataatactgcctcctatgtacaagaatataactactataatactgctcctatgtacaagaatataactactatagtactgcctcctatgtacaagaatataactactataatattgcctcctatgtacaagaatataactactataatactgctcctatgtacaagaatataactactataatactgctcctgtgtacaagaatataactactataatactgcctcccatgtacagtaatatagtattataatactgcctctgtgTCTTCACACGCCTGCACATGGTATACCGCctgatgctggatatcctctcaCTATTATCTCTCTTCAGGATTCTGCCATTTCCTGGATTTGACCACAGTGGACAATGCCGGTGCTGAACATAGCCGGGCTGGTCTGCTCCAGTCTCAGCTTCGTTCTCCTGCTCTCTGGCGCCCTCACTGACTTTTGGTTGGTGAATTTTGGCTCAGACTTGTTCCATATGGGACTGTGGCAAAGTTGTACCAAAAACATATGTTTTAAAGTGACGGCGAGCGGTAAGGATTTCTTTATGATATTTTGTATCTGCGTTTCTTGGGAATAAATTATAGTACATTGTTACGAAGTCCACGCtgaagagaatttccctttaccCCCAGGGGGATTTAAGGGTTAATGATCTTATTGCTATAATCTCCCTGGTCGTCTAGCGGTAGTTTGGAGATTAATATCTAAAATCTGTAATGGTTTTAGGCGATGAGGGGATTCATGAAGATGCACTTTATACATGGTGCCCTAAGTTGTAGTCCTGGTGGGTTTAATTACCATAAGTAGCTATTTTATTATTCTGGgcatttaaggggttaatggtgggTTTCATAAAGTGGATATATATTAATTTATGTACTTTACATTGGTTCagagtagtggcgtcgctagaggggggcgagggggggcaattgccccccctatgttgtcccttgcccccccgggtgcccccccgctgattccccagagtgaatactaatgagcgcttccattatggaagcgctcattagtaccgaaggaccaggaagtggtgaacgctctgtactcaccacttcctggtcctcggctgtcggctgtgcagggctgcgcaccgcGTAAggccgctctgtgacctcacgctgtgcgcgccagtttagagcacagtcgactgaggagaaaatggcaggcggcgtccgtccaggagcaggagaggtaagtgtttttattttttattttatagaaaatgtggctgctgggggcattatgggggctaattggaggcatatggggcatttggaggcatatggggctaattggaggcatatttgggggctaattggaggcatatgggggcatttggaggcatatttgggggctaattggaggcatatttgggggctaattggaggcatatttgggggctaattggaggcatatttggggctaattggaggcatatttggggctaataggaggcatatggggctaataggaggcatatggggctaatatgaggcatatgggggctaatatgaggcataatggggctaatatgaggcataatggggctaataggaggcatatgggggcaaataggaggcatatgggggctaataggaggcatatgggggctaattggaggcatatgggggctaattggaggcatatgggggctaattggaggcatatggggctaattggaggcatatgggggctaataggaggcatatggggctaataggaggcatatggggctaataggaggcatatggggataatatgaggcatatgggggctaataggaggcatatgggggctaataggaggcatatggggctaataggaggcatatggggctaataggaggcatatggggctaataggaggcatatgggggctaataggaggcatatgggggttaattggaggcatatggggctaattggaggcatatggggctaataggaggcatatggggctaataggaggtatatggggctaataggaggtatatggggctaataggaggcatatggggctaataggaggcatatgggggctaataggaggcatatgggggctaataggaggcatatgggggctaattggaggcatatgggggctaattggaggcatatgggggctaataggaggcatatggggctaataggaggcatatgggggctaattggaggcatatgggggctaataagaggcataatggggctaataagaggcataatgggggctaatgaggcataagggctgatatgggggctaatgaggcataagggctgatatgggagctaatgaggcataagggctgatatgggggctgatatgagaggcataatgagggctaatgagaggcataatgtgtcatccacagatgcccccataacagtgtgtcttccacagatccaccataacagtgcgcctgtgcactgacgagagacagaaagaaggggaaagaatccgtggaagcaagcagaggacggcacagcagacgactgaatagcttcttttgtaagtaaattgctttattataactgtatccctgcatatcgcaattctctcgtattttgtaatcttattgatatatacttattttgtttgtgcccccccatttttgactgtggtatctttgtgccccccctatatattgttcctagagtcgccactggttcAGAGTTCCTTATGGTGGGATGTCTGCCTGCTTCCGACTAAATGATAAGAAGAAgtctgcctgaagccaccactagggggagctcccatTGAGCTAGACAACACTTTCCTATTCTCtcatctccccctagtggtggctgctcaGTACACCTCGGTCCTCAGCAGTCAGGAGGTCTCATAATTCAGCCATGACATTGTGAATCCGTGTCTTCCTCTAGGTTACCTCAATGCCACCAGAGGGCTCATCATCCTCTCCTCCTCGCTTCTCGTCTTCGGAATGATATTTTCCTGCCTTACATTTGTCAAGTTTCACATAGGAAGACTCAGTGCCTGCCTCGCCTCTGCTGTCCTGGAAAGCTTGTCAGGTAAGTCATGCACTCACCTAAACCTACAGTCTGGATTTAGTCCTGTCATTTGTCGGAGCACCAGGGGGCGCTGCACTATGATACCACAGCGCCACCTGGTGGGTGTATAAATAACAGGACTAAATACAGAATGCGGGCATAGGGGTAGGTGATTACATTACACAGCGCCACCTGGTGGGTGTATAAATAACAGGACTAAATCCAGGCTGCAGGCATAGGGGTAGGTGATTACATTACACAGCGCCACCTGGTGGGTGTTCTAACAAATAACAGGACTAAATCCAGGCTGCAGGCATAGGGGTAGGTGATTACATTACACAGCGCCACATGGTGGGTGTATAAATAACAGGACTAAATCCAGGCTGCAGGTATAGGGGTAGGTGATTACATTACACAGCGCCACCTGGTGGGTGTTCCAACAAATAACAGGACTAAATCCAGGTTGCAGGTATAGGGGTAGGTGATTACATTGCACAGTGCCATCTGGTGGGTGTATAAAAAAGAGGACTAAATCCAGAATGCGGGCATAGGGGTAGGTGATTACATTACACAGCGCCACCTGGTGGGTGTTCCTACAAATAACAGGACTAAATCCAGGTTGCAGGTATGGGGGTAGGTGATTACATTACACAGCGCCATCTGGTGGGTGTATAAATAAGAGGACTAAATCCAGAATGCGGGCATGGGGGTAGGTGATTACATTACACAGCGCCACCTGGTGGGTGTATAAATAACAGGACTAAATCCAGGTTGCAGGTATAGGGGTAGGTGATTACATTACACAGCGCCACCTGGTGGGTGTTCCAACAAATAACAGGACTAAATCCAGGTTGCAGGTATGGGGGTAGGTGATTACATTACACAGCGCCATCTGGTGGGTGTATAAATAAGAGGACTAAATCCAGAATGCGGGCATGGGGGTAGGTGATTACATTACACAGCGCCACCTGGTGGGTGTATAAATAACAGGACTAAATCCAGGTTGCAGGTATAGGGGTAGGTGATTACATTACACAGCGCCACCTGGTGGGTGTTCCAACAAATAACAGGACTAAATCCAGGTTGCAGGTATGGGGGTAGGTGATTACATTACACAGCGCCATCTGGTGGGTGTATAAATAAGAGGACTAAATCCAGAATGCGGGCATGGGGGTAGGTGATTACATTACACAGCGCCACCTGGTGGGTGTTCCAACAAATAACAGGACTAAATCCAGGTTGCAGGTATAGAGGTAGGTGATTACATTACACAGCGCCATCTGGTGGGTGTATAAATAAGAGGACTAAATCCAGGCTGCAGGCATGGGGGTAGGTGATTACATTACACAGCGCCACCTGGTGGGTGTTCCAACAAATAACAGGACTAAATCCAGGTTGCAGGTATAGGGGTAGGTGATTACATTACACAGCGCCACCTGGTGGGTGTTCCAACAAATAACAGGACTAAATCCAGGTTGCAGGTATAGGGGTAGGTGATTACATTACACAGCGCCACCTGGTGGGTGTATAAAAAATAAGACTAAATCCAGAATGCTGGGTAGGGGGTAGGTGATTACATTACACAGCGCCACCTGGTGGGTGTTCTAACAAATAACAGGACTAAATCCAGGCTGCAGGTATAGGGGTAGGTGAGTAAATTACACAGCGCCACCTAGTGGGTGTTCTAACAAATAACAGGACTAAATCCAGGCTGCAGGTATAGGGATAGGTGAGTACATTACACAGCGCCACCTGGTGACGAGGCCAAAAGTGACAGCCCGGATATGGGACCTTACAAAGGACTAACAAGATCCTGTGCCATGTGGAGGACGCACATACATAGGGAATATGAAAAGAATGAGGTTTTTACAATTT
The Bufo gargarizans isolate SCDJY-AF-19 chromosome 2, ASM1485885v1, whole genome shotgun sequence genome window above contains:
- the LOC122927118 gene encoding protein NKG7-like isoform X2, yielding MPVLNIAGLVCSSLSFVLLLSGALTDFWLVNFGSDLFHMGLWQSCTKNICFKVTASGYLNATRGLIILSSSLLVFGMIFSCLTFVKFHIGRLSACLASAVLESLSAVFLLIGMSIYTSKTASAVLNSSQNYQWSFYLCWGAEVLLILSGICHFLAHRSTPLPGYESV